One genomic region from Nostoc sphaeroides encodes:
- a CDS encoding zinc-dependent alcohol dehydrogenase family protein, whose amino-acid sequence MKAYEIQSNAGIDALALVDRSEPKPTAGQVLIQVKATSLNYRDLLVIEGSYGSGQKYPLIPLSDGAGEVVAVGEGVTRVKIGDRVAGIFFQDWIYGSLTKEKMKFDLGGGIDGMLAEYVLLHQDGLVILPDHLSYIEGATLPCAAVTAWHGLVTKGNIGAGDSVLLLGTGGVSIFALQFAKIHGARVIITSSSDEKLALAKQLGADETINYKTTPDWEKQAYQLTNRTGVDHVVEVGGAGTLPKSLQALRIGGRISLIGVLSSRGSEIDPMPILFKSLTVQGIYVGSREMFEAMNQAMQQHKIKPIIDRVFPFTKAREAYHYLKSAAHFGKVVIRNS is encoded by the coding sequence ATGAAAGCTTACGAAATTCAAAGCAACGCCGGGATTGATGCCCTCGCATTAGTCGATCGCTCTGAACCAAAACCGACTGCGGGACAAGTTCTCATTCAAGTCAAAGCAACATCCCTAAATTACCGCGATCTGCTTGTCATTGAAGGTTCTTACGGTTCTGGACAGAAATATCCCTTAATTCCCCTGTCTGACGGTGCGGGGGAAGTCGTAGCGGTAGGGGAAGGTGTGACACGGGTTAAAATAGGCGATCGCGTCGCTGGTATTTTCTTTCAAGACTGGATTTATGGCTCTTTAACCAAAGAGAAAATGAAATTCGATCTCGGAGGTGGTATTGATGGAATGCTGGCTGAGTATGTCCTATTACACCAAGATGGTTTAGTAATATTACCTGACCACCTATCCTATATTGAAGGCGCAACTCTACCTTGTGCAGCAGTCACAGCTTGGCATGGACTGGTAACAAAAGGCAATATTGGCGCAGGTGATAGTGTTTTATTACTCGGTACTGGAGGAGTTTCAATTTTTGCTCTCCAGTTTGCTAAAATACATGGTGCGAGAGTGATTATTACTTCCAGCAGTGATGAGAAATTGGCACTAGCTAAACAGCTTGGTGCTGACGAAACAATCAACTATAAAACAACACCAGATTGGGAAAAGCAAGCTTACCAATTGACTAATCGCACAGGTGTAGATCATGTAGTTGAGGTAGGCGGTGCAGGCACTCTGCCAAAATCACTGCAAGCACTCCGCATTGGAGGACGTATTAGCTTGATTGGCGTATTGTCAAGTAGAGGAAGTGAGATTGACCCCATGCCAATACTCTTTAAGAGTTTAACAGTTCAGGGTATTTATGTTGGCAGTCGGGAAATGTTTGAGGCGATGAATCAGGCGATGCAACAACATAAAATCAAACCGATTATTGATCGAGTTTTCCCCTTTACTAAAGCACGAGAAGCTTATCACTATCTCAAAAGTGCGGCTCACTTCGGTAAAGTCGTAATTCGTAATTCGTAA
- the nrdJ gene encoding ribonucleoside-triphosphate reductase, adenosylcobalamin-dependent — translation MVRELERKRQSAKFPETAPAANPVFFRTYSRRTKAGLRETWDEVCDRTLLGLVELGKLTQEEAVILDRMQRNLKAMPSGRWLWVGGTDWITKPKNFSGAYNCTSTNLEDWSAFGLMMDLAMMGCGTGAVLEPRFINQLPPIRNQLNVTVQGEIGSTPVQQRREYTQTHIEGNNVTIHVGDSREGWVESYQALLELSTNERFGKLETQNFASVEVLVDISDVRKAGETLNGFGGVANPVKLPGLYQRCASILNKARGRQLNSVECCLLIDQAAVTIVAGNIRRSAGMRQGSSEDSLFADAKDNLWQQDESGNWRIDPERDALRMANHSRVFHHKPSLEECLNAVRKQYYSGEGAIQWAGEAVARSNIDLLPTQALKVNFLQAYEQGAAKQWLQNRYPQLNALELEHRLSRYGLNPCHSGDTLVSTDQGLVPIKDLIGKPFRTLVDLRSVGLDGVKLTDAIAFATGVQTTYTVTLENGLQMRCTADHKHFTNHGWVATKDLTSEHSIYIQKGEGSFGEGTITIEQAQMLGWLYGDGSIYKGYRSLDAVFYINQKEYPTVFPLLSQAVESLTGYNHKPSLVKGVYTFHSGSCLMNSFLEKLGIQSKNCLPDSFLNQSKEVIIGFLQGLFSADGCVSLKARHVELRNLSKDFLRQVQLLLLNLEIKSSLKLKQNPGEKGVSYILKDGTEKISQNRGSWRLIVYSGEGVRNFYKLVGFPLVPEKQQRLEQLATKKLARSYSETIINRWFTSKVRSIEEFGEESVYDLHVPLTHSFIANGCITHNCGEIIGSNFHCNLSEVHLNQIDPHNYKEQEEAFTAGALSVAALLNHKFLEPRYQSSRELDPIVGVSFTGLFDFFVHAFGVDWLRWWEQGRPATAQGLAFKREEEKYLISWKDIVHRVVWDYCDRHNFKRPNRCTTVQPSGTKALLTNASSGWHPPKAQRFIRRITFGKNDPVALACIDYGYNVIPSQSDKDEQGNLLNDPFDPRVSEWLVEIPVSVSWADLPGADEIDVSKFSVLAQFDFVLQVQRWYVTHNTSATLELRSDEIEPLGQRIYETIQNDEGYISAALLARFDDLQSFPRLPFEPIDKPTYDRLNQEVKARRKTDDFCAVLSRYDLGEMAEAGPSGCDSDKCMFPDQQPSS, via the coding sequence ATGGTTCGAGAGCTAGAAAGAAAACGCCAGAGTGCAAAGTTTCCCGAAACTGCACCGGCTGCTAATCCCGTATTTTTTAGAACCTATAGCCGCCGCACAAAGGCGGGACTAAGGGAAACATGGGATGAGGTATGCGATCGCACTCTACTCGGCTTAGTCGAGTTGGGAAAGCTAACTCAAGAAGAAGCTGTCATCCTGGATAGGATGCAGCGCAACTTGAAAGCTATGCCCAGTGGGCGCTGGCTGTGGGTTGGTGGTACAGACTGGATAACCAAGCCAAAGAATTTTTCCGGGGCTTATAATTGCACTTCTACCAATCTTGAAGACTGGAGCGCATTCGGATTAATGATGGATTTGGCAATGATGGGCTGTGGTACTGGAGCCGTCCTAGAACCACGATTTATTAACCAGTTGCCCCCCATCCGTAATCAACTGAATGTGACTGTCCAAGGCGAAATTGGCAGCACTCCTGTGCAACAACGGCGTGAATATACTCAAACTCATATAGAAGGCAATAACGTCACTATTCACGTTGGAGATAGCCGTGAAGGTTGGGTTGAATCATATCAAGCCCTATTAGAACTTTCCACTAATGAACGATTTGGCAAGTTAGAGACGCAAAATTTTGCGTCTGTAGAAGTATTAGTTGATATCAGCGATGTCCGAAAAGCCGGAGAAACTCTCAACGGCTTTGGAGGAGTTGCTAACCCTGTGAAATTGCCCGGACTTTATCAGCGTTGTGCCTCCATCCTGAATAAAGCTAGAGGACGGCAATTAAATTCAGTTGAATGCTGTCTATTAATCGATCAAGCTGCTGTAACAATTGTTGCCGGTAATATTAGGCGATCAGCTGGCATGAGGCAAGGTTCTAGCGAAGATAGTTTGTTTGCCGATGCCAAAGATAATTTATGGCAGCAAGATGAAAGTGGCAACTGGCGAATTGATCCAGAGCGTGATGCACTCAGGATGGCAAATCATAGCAGGGTCTTTCACCACAAACCCTCATTAGAAGAATGTCTTAATGCTGTCCGCAAACAGTACTATAGCGGCGAGGGAGCAATTCAATGGGCTGGTGAAGCCGTGGCGCGATCGAACATTGATTTACTGCCAACACAAGCTCTAAAAGTTAATTTTTTGCAAGCTTATGAACAAGGAGCAGCAAAACAGTGGTTGCAGAATCGCTATCCTCAGCTTAATGCGTTGGAATTGGAACATCGTTTGTCTCGTTACGGGTTAAATCCTTGTCATTCGGGCGATACATTAGTATCAACTGACCAAGGGTTAGTACCAATAAAAGATTTAATTGGTAAGCCATTCAGAACCTTGGTGGATTTGCGCTCAGTAGGATTAGATGGTGTCAAGTTGACTGATGCGATCGCGTTTGCTACTGGTGTACAAACAACTTATACAGTAACCTTAGAAAATGGGTTACAGATGAGATGTACTGCTGACCATAAACACTTTACTAATCACGGATGGGTAGCAACCAAGGACTTAACCTCAGAGCATAGTATCTATATTCAAAAAGGAGAAGGAAGTTTCGGTGAAGGTACAATCACTATTGAACAAGCTCAAATGCTGGGCTGGTTATATGGTGATGGTTCAATCTACAAAGGATATAGAAGTTTAGATGCAGTATTCTATATCAATCAAAAGGAATACCCAACAGTTTTTCCTCTCCTAAGCCAAGCTGTCGAATCTCTAACAGGCTATAACCATAAACCTAGTTTGGTGAAAGGGGTATATACCTTTCATAGTGGTTCATGTTTAATGAATTCATTCTTGGAAAAACTAGGCATTCAGTCAAAAAACTGTTTACCAGATAGCTTTCTAAATCAATCAAAAGAAGTCATCATTGGCTTTCTACAAGGTTTATTTTCTGCTGATGGTTGCGTTAGTCTTAAGGCAAGACATGTAGAACTTCGTAACCTTTCTAAAGATTTCCTCCGACAAGTTCAGTTATTGTTACTAAACCTGGAAATCAAAAGCAGTCTAAAACTTAAACAAAATCCAGGAGAAAAAGGTGTTTCTTACATCTTGAAAGATGGAACGGAAAAGATTAGTCAAAATAGAGGAAGTTGGCGCCTGATAGTTTACTCAGGAGAAGGAGTCAGAAACTTCTATAAATTAGTTGGTTTTCCTCTTGTACCTGAAAAACAGCAACGTCTAGAGCAACTTGCAACAAAGAAACTAGCCAGGAGTTATAGTGAAACTATTATCAACCGATGGTTTACTTCAAAAGTTCGCAGTATTGAAGAGTTTGGTGAAGAATCTGTCTATGATCTTCATGTTCCGCTAACTCACTCATTTATTGCCAACGGTTGTATTACTCACAATTGCGGTGAAATTATCGGCTCTAATTTTCACTGCAATTTGTCAGAGGTTCACCTCAATCAAATCGATCCACATAACTACAAAGAACAAGAGGAGGCTTTCACTGCTGGGGCGCTATCTGTAGCAGCACTTTTAAATCACAAATTCCTGGAACCACGTTATCAATCCAGTCGGGAATTAGACCCGATTGTGGGGGTTTCTTTTACAGGTTTATTTGATTTCTTTGTCCATGCTTTTGGTGTTGATTGGCTGCGCTGGTGGGAACAAGGAAGACCGGCAACTGCACAAGGATTAGCTTTCAAGCGTGAGGAAGAAAAATATCTAATTTCCTGGAAAGATATTGTACATCGGGTAGTTTGGGATTATTGCGATCGCCACAATTTCAAGCGTCCAAATCGTTGCACTACAGTTCAACCCAGTGGCACGAAGGCATTATTAACTAATGCTAGTTCAGGATGGCATCCCCCGAAAGCGCAAAGATTTATTCGCCGTATCACCTTCGGCAAAAATGACCCAGTAGCCTTAGCTTGTATTGACTACGGTTACAACGTCATTCCCTCGCAATCAGACAAAGACGAACAGGGCAATTTGCTCAACGATCCCTTTGATCCACGCGTGAGTGAGTGGTTAGTAGAAATCCCTGTTTCTGTATCTTGGGCTGATTTACCAGGTGCTGATGAAATTGATGTTTCTAAGTTTTCAGTCTTAGCTCAATTTGATTTTGTTCTCCAGGTTCAACGCTGGTATGTGACTCACAACACATCAGCAACTTTAGAACTTCGCTCAGATGAAATCGAACCTTTAGGACAGCGCATCTACGAAACTATCCAAAATGATGAAGGATATATTTCAGCCGCCCTTTTAGCTCGTTTTGACGATTTGCAATCATTCCCACGTTTGCCATTTGAACCGATAGATAAACCAACCTACGATCGCCTAAATCAAGAAGTAAAAGCACGGCGGAAAACAGATGATTTCTGTGCAGTCTTAAGCCGCTACGATTTAGGCGAAATGGCAGAGGCTGGCCCTAGTGGTTGCGATTCTGATAAGTGTATGTTTCCCGATCAGCAACCAAGCTCATAA
- a CDS encoding GNAT family N-acetyltransferase, with translation MINIRCEALSDYTVISEVNTLAFGQENEAKLVEKIRRSDRYVPELSLVAEIENVVVGHILFSYIDLVSEETLQVLGLAPLAVHPQFQRQGIGSALIKVGLEIAEAKKEAIVIVLGHPEFYTRFGFQPSVVYEIESPFPVPEDVFMVKPLQSYQKRYKGKVFYPSTFDGV, from the coding sequence ATGATCAATATCCGTTGTGAAGCGCTGTCAGACTACACAGTAATATCTGAGGTGAATACATTAGCCTTTGGGCAAGAAAATGAGGCTAAACTTGTAGAGAAAATTCGCCGTTCTGACCGCTATGTTCCAGAACTTTCTCTAGTTGCAGAGATTGAAAATGTTGTAGTCGGTCATATTTTATTCAGCTACATTGACCTGGTGAGTGAAGAAACGCTACAGGTACTCGGTTTAGCACCTTTGGCAGTTCATCCACAGTTTCAAAGACAAGGTATTGGTAGCGCACTAATAAAAGTAGGGTTAGAAATAGCAGAAGCAAAGAAAGAAGCCATAGTAATTGTACTAGGTCATCCCGAATTTTATACTCGCTTTGGCTTTCAGCCTTCTGTTGTTTATGAAATTGAGTCTCCTTTTCCAGTACCAGAGGATGTCTTCATGGTTAAACCACTGCAAAGTTATCAAAAAAGGTATAAAGGAAAAGTTTTTTATCCATCTACTTTTGATGGAGTGTAA
- a CDS encoding sensor histidine kinase, with the protein MYKWILPSLSEILAQNQSSLAECSPAKAERQWRVSLAATEHLLLNTLASDSVDATQGLVLAAPAPLFSQPKLTQSLQTVSFTAKPFNPLALMPFQMPDAIAPVNEEMAPHESVLSLLPADPLGAEQFCLVFTDKFSLVLVLATHKNGKKTFSFSFEPEVVQQAWRSLGARVMLANPEFFARLDTLVQQYSPVAPDCRIMVQFSQLLLQELAEAEEAGDKEDKPCPMPNAQNPDVELLQAFAHEVRTPLTTIRTMTRLLLKRRDLDASVTNRLKIIDHECTEQIDRMELLFKAAELETTTSTKSPKTQLTPMSLDQVLQQSIPRWEQAAHRRNLTLNVVLPQQLPTVVSNPMMLDQVLTGLIENFTRSLPAGSHIQVQVIPAGDQLKLQLSPQFGCKDSSKAAIPPTPPIRKALGQLLMFQPETGTISLNIAATKHLFQAIGGKLIVRQRPHYGEVLTIFLPLEVSNIHN; encoded by the coding sequence GTGTACAAATGGATATTGCCAAGTCTGAGCGAAATCTTGGCCCAAAATCAATCAAGTCTGGCTGAATGTTCACCTGCTAAAGCAGAGCGGCAGTGGCGTGTTAGCCTAGCAGCGACAGAACATTTGCTATTAAATACTTTAGCATCTGATTCAGTTGACGCAACCCAAGGATTAGTTTTAGCTGCACCAGCACCCTTATTTAGTCAGCCAAAACTAACTCAAAGCTTACAAACAGTAAGTTTTACCGCAAAACCATTTAATCCCTTGGCACTGATGCCATTTCAGATGCCAGATGCAATCGCGCCTGTAAATGAAGAAATGGCTCCCCATGAATCGGTACTTTCTTTATTACCTGCCGATCCACTAGGTGCAGAGCAGTTTTGCTTGGTTTTTACAGATAAATTTAGTTTAGTACTGGTTTTAGCAACTCACAAAAACGGTAAAAAAACCTTTTCATTTTCTTTTGAGCCAGAAGTAGTACAACAGGCTTGGCGATCGCTAGGAGCAAGAGTCATGCTGGCTAATCCAGAATTTTTTGCCCGCCTAGATACATTAGTACAACAGTATTCTCCCGTAGCGCCAGATTGCCGCATCATGGTTCAGTTTAGCCAGTTGTTACTTCAGGAATTAGCAGAAGCAGAAGAGGCTGGGGACAAGGAGGATAAACCATGCCCAATGCCCAATGCCCAAAATCCTGATGTAGAATTGCTACAAGCTTTCGCTCACGAAGTCCGCACACCTTTAACAACTATTCGCACCATGACTCGCCTGCTGCTGAAGCGGCGGGATTTAGATGCCAGCGTGACTAATCGCTTAAAAATTATTGATCATGAGTGTACCGAGCAAATTGATCGGATGGAGTTGCTGTTTAAGGCAGCAGAATTGGAAACTACTACCTCAACAAAATCGCCAAAAACTCAACTCACGCCGATGTCTTTAGATCAAGTGTTGCAGCAGAGTATTCCCCGTTGGGAACAAGCAGCGCATCGGCGGAACTTAACTTTAAATGTCGTTTTACCCCAGCAACTACCAACTGTGGTAAGTAATCCCATGATGCTGGATCAGGTACTCACTGGTTTGATAGAGAATTTTACTCGCAGCTTACCTGCTGGTAGCCATATTCAAGTACAAGTTATCCCGGCTGGAGATCAACTTAAGTTACAATTATCGCCCCAATTTGGGTGCAAAGATTCAAGTAAAGCCGCCATACCTCCAACGCCACCAATTCGCAAAGCTCTAGGTCAATTGCTGATGTTCCAACCAGAAACGGGTACGATTAGCTTGAATATTGCCGCAACCAAGCATTTGTTTCAAGCGATCGGTGGCAAACTGATTGTGCGTCAGCGTCCACATTATGGGGAAGTCTTGACAATTTTCCTCCCCTTAGAAGTTAGCAATATACATAATTGA
- a CDS encoding AIM24 family protein: protein MASFEVIEKESLRLVKVTLQNETVRTESGAMYYIRGNIQMQSKAPSAGGFLKSLATGENIFRPTYTGTGELYLEPSLSGYHILELDGSEWILDSGAYWASDGTVEVGAERNKFVSGLIGGEGLFQTKVKGRGRVVMVAQGPVEIINLQNERLVVDGNFAIARTSSLNYRVEKATKSLLGSMSSGEFLVNTFEGTGTVLLAPIPYWQVMMLRQITAALPKTSS, encoded by the coding sequence ATGGCAAGTTTTGAAGTAATCGAAAAAGAAAGCTTGCGTTTAGTCAAGGTAACTTTGCAAAACGAAACAGTCCGAACTGAATCTGGTGCTATGTACTATATCCGTGGCAATATTCAGATGCAATCTAAAGCCCCTTCAGCAGGCGGATTTTTAAAATCCCTAGCCACGGGAGAAAACATTTTCCGTCCTACATATACAGGCACTGGTGAATTATATTTAGAGCCTTCTTTATCGGGATATCACATTTTAGAATTAGACGGTAGTGAATGGATTTTAGATAGTGGTGCTTATTGGGCTAGTGATGGCACTGTAGAAGTAGGAGCTGAACGCAACAAATTTGTATCAGGCTTAATTGGTGGTGAGGGATTGTTTCAAACAAAAGTCAAAGGCAGGGGTAGAGTCGTTATGGTAGCACAAGGCCCTGTAGAAATAATAAATTTGCAAAATGAGCGATTAGTTGTGGATGGAAATTTTGCGATCGCTCGCACAAGTAGCTTAAATTATCGCGTTGAAAAAGCTACTAAATCTCTTTTAGGTTCGATGTCCTCTGGTGAATTCCTCGTGAATACTTTTGAGGGAACTGGTACTGTATTGCTGGCTCCTATACCTTATTGGCAAGTCATGATGCTCCGCCAAATTACTGCCGCGCTACCAAAAACTTCTAGCTAA
- a CDS encoding DICT sensory domain-containing protein, with product MNVFLAKDLSVYQVVMGVQAPPKPLSLSPATLLSLVRAQIDLLIEQQIAATLWVKLPPEKIWQSELARYQSSVGASSLIYTCQIDESQKGEDEGAGVAGEENTPSSSSSPHHVPVHLSPDSQMRRENFLMVLSPQFCSLILAHRPLKKRKNKTSGKVNTNKNQPLLIINTLEGRVIQQVLNGIEQAITPESSPIPVDFICPAAPQGALMNQLFAKQLLRQDEINRQIIRVRTTKLQQQNQELNNKEQLKDEYLKNVCQELRTPLTHMKTALSLLNSPNLKSPQRQRYLQMLNTQCDQQNSLINGLLELVHLERNLEGTALESVRLSDIVPGVVSTYQPLAQEKGIMLAYTVPTELPSIWCVSGGLRQIVINLLHNSIKFTANGGEVWVRARLQGDYVQLEFRDTGIGIAESEISKIFDRFYRVRTAANEDHGGAGLGLTIVQQLLLRSGGSISVKSKLYEGSTFTVQLPSVGDTPRAIAIENE from the coding sequence ATGAATGTTTTTCTAGCTAAGGATTTGTCTGTTTATCAAGTAGTTATGGGAGTGCAAGCGCCTCCTAAACCATTGTCCCTCAGTCCTGCTACTCTGCTATCACTGGTGAGAGCGCAAATTGACTTACTAATTGAGCAGCAAATTGCAGCCACTTTATGGGTGAAGCTACCACCAGAAAAAATTTGGCAATCAGAACTAGCGCGTTATCAATCCTCGGTAGGTGCGTCTAGTCTCATTTATACTTGCCAGATTGACGAGAGTCAGAAAGGGGAAGATGAGGGAGCTGGCGTTGCAGGGGAAGAAAATACTCCCTCATCTTCCTCATCCCCTCATCATGTCCCCGTTCACCTATCACCAGATAGCCAAATGCGACGGGAAAACTTTCTGATGGTGTTATCGCCCCAGTTTTGCAGTTTAATTTTGGCTCATCGACCACTTAAAAAACGCAAAAATAAGACATCGGGGAAGGTAAATACTAATAAAAACCAGCCGTTACTGATTATAAATACTCTTGAGGGGAGAGTAATTCAGCAAGTATTAAATGGGATTGAACAAGCGATTACGCCAGAATCATCCCCAATACCTGTTGATTTTATTTGTCCAGCTGCGCCCCAAGGCGCACTGATGAATCAACTGTTTGCAAAACAACTCCTGCGACAAGATGAAATTAATCGTCAAATCATCAGAGTCCGCACTACCAAGTTGCAGCAACAAAATCAAGAACTGAATAACAAAGAGCAACTCAAAGATGAATATCTAAAAAATGTATGTCAGGAATTGCGTACACCCTTGACGCACATGAAGACAGCACTTTCGTTATTGAATTCCCCTAATCTTAAATCCCCCCAGCGACAACGTTATTTACAAATGTTAAATACCCAGTGCGATCAGCAAAATTCTCTGATTAATGGTTTGTTGGAACTGGTGCATCTGGAACGTAATTTAGAGGGAACAGCTTTAGAGTCGGTGCGGCTCTCAGATATTGTACCTGGAGTAGTTAGTACCTACCAACCTCTAGCCCAAGAAAAAGGGATTATGCTAGCCTACACTGTACCCACTGAACTTCCATCTATTTGGTGTGTGAGTGGTGGGCTGAGGCAGATTGTGATTAATCTGCTGCACAACAGCATTAAGTTTACTGCTAATGGGGGTGAAGTATGGGTGCGTGCCCGACTTCAAGGCGATTATGTCCAATTAGAATTCCGCGACACAGGTATCGGTATTGCCGAAAGCGAGATTTCTAAAATCTTTGACCGATTTTATCGGGTGCGTACAGCAGCAAATGAAGATCATGGTGGTGCTGGGTTGGGGTTAACAATTGTACAGCAATTGCTGCTACGCTCTGGCGGTTCTATTTCTGTAAAAAGTAAATTATATGAAGGTTCCACATTTACAGTGCAACTCCCAAGCGTTGGCGATACCCCAAGAGCGATCGCAATAGAAAATGAGTGA
- a CDS encoding UDP-N-acetylmuramoyl-L-alanyl-D-glutamate--2,6-diaminopimelate ligase — MKLRELLTAVDSVEQLPSYPMQDVEVRGLKTNSHACRVGDLFIGMPGTRVDGGEFWQSAIASGAVAAIVSPEAVQKNPPTNQAVVISASNITQACAQIASAFYGYPGRKLKLVGVTGTNGKTTTTHLIEFLLIKANLATALMGTLYTRWAGFEQTAAHTTPFAVELQQQLAEAVKAGSEFGVMEVSSHALAQGRVLGCEFEVAVFSNLTQDHLDYHTDMEDYFAAKALLFSPDYLKGRAIINADDSYGKRLIASLDSERVWSYSVNDNSADFWMSDLNYQPNGVSGTLHTPKGDVAFQSPLVGQYNLENLLAAVGAVLHLGLDLQLVAAVISEFPGVPGRMERVQIDANQDISVIVDYAHTPDSLENLLKAARPFIPGKVICVFGCGGDRDRTKRPKMGKIAAELADVAVVTSDNPRTEDPERILQDILAGIADTVQPTVICDRAIAIRTAILQAQPGDGVLLAGKGHEDYQILGTEKIHFDDREHARDALHQRLNIQA; from the coding sequence ATGAAATTGCGGGAATTACTAACGGCGGTAGATAGTGTTGAACAATTGCCTAGCTATCCGATGCAGGATGTGGAAGTTAGGGGTTTGAAGACGAATTCCCATGCTTGTCGTGTGGGAGATTTGTTTATTGGGATGCCAGGAACGCGGGTTGATGGTGGGGAATTTTGGCAAAGTGCGATCGCATCGGGGGCTGTAGCTGCGATCGTTTCTCCCGAAGCTGTACAAAAAAATCCTCCCACGAATCAGGCTGTGGTCATCAGTGCAAGTAACATAACTCAAGCTTGTGCCCAGATAGCCAGCGCTTTTTACGGTTATCCGGGGCGAAAACTCAAGCTGGTAGGTGTGACTGGTACAAATGGCAAAACTACAACTACTCATCTGATTGAATTTCTGCTCATCAAAGCTAATCTAGCTACAGCTTTGATGGGAACTCTCTACACTCGTTGGGCAGGTTTTGAGCAAACTGCTGCCCACACTACGCCCTTTGCGGTGGAACTGCAACAGCAGTTAGCAGAGGCTGTAAAGGCTGGTAGTGAGTTCGGGGTGATGGAAGTAAGTTCTCACGCTTTAGCCCAAGGGAGAGTGTTGGGTTGTGAATTTGAGGTAGCGGTGTTCAGTAATCTTACTCAAGACCATCTCGATTATCACACCGATATGGAAGATTACTTTGCCGCCAAAGCGTTGTTATTTAGCCCTGATTATCTCAAGGGACGGGCAATAATTAATGCTGATGATTCTTACGGGAAGCGCTTAATTGCCTCGTTAGATTCTGAACGGGTTTGGAGTTACAGTGTCAACGACAACAGCGCTGATTTCTGGATGAGTGATTTAAATTACCAGCCAAATGGTGTCAGTGGTACATTACATACACCAAAAGGTGATGTAGCTTTTCAATCGCCCCTAGTCGGACAGTATAATTTAGAAAATCTTCTCGCAGCCGTAGGAGCAGTTTTACACTTAGGGCTAGATTTGCAGTTAGTGGCAGCTGTGATCTCTGAGTTCCCCGGAGTTCCCGGACGCATGGAACGGGTACAAATTGATGCTAACCAAGATATTAGCGTGATTGTGGATTATGCTCACACACCCGATAGTTTAGAAAATTTGCTGAAAGCTGCACGTCCGTTTATACCGGGTAAAGTGATTTGCGTATTTGGTTGTGGTGGCGATCGCGATCGCACTAAGCGCCCAAAAATGGGTAAAATTGCGGCTGAGTTAGCTGATGTTGCAGTAGTGACATCAGATAATCCCCGGACTGAAGACCCAGAACGGATTTTGCAAGATATTTTAGCGGGAATTGCTGATACAGTACAACCAACTGTAATTTGCGATCGGGCGATCGCAATTCGTACCGCTATTTTACAAGCACAACCCGGTGATGGAGTGTTACTTGCTGGTAAAGGTCACGAAGACTACCAAATTCTCGGCACCGAAAAAATCCATTTTGACGATCGAGAACACGCACGCGACGCTTTGCACCAAAGACTGAATATACAAGCTTAA
- a CDS encoding glutaredoxin family protein — translation MRLILYSKPGCHLCEGLQEKLEQIQNLSFELEVRDITTREDWFGAYEYEVPVLYLSNHRGTEGTEGEIIEVPLPRPSPRASVQQLEQMLLKYLAN, via the coding sequence ATGCGATTAATTTTATACAGTAAACCTGGCTGTCATTTATGTGAAGGCTTGCAAGAAAAGCTAGAACAAATCCAAAATCTTAGTTTCGAGTTGGAAGTTAGGGATATTACAACTCGTGAAGATTGGTTCGGTGCGTATGAGTATGAGGTGCCAGTACTTTATTTATCGAACCACAGAGGCACAGAGGGCACGGAGGGAGAAATTATAGAAGTACCATTGCCGCGTCCTTCTCCTCGTGCTAGTGTGCAGCAGTTAGAGCAAATGTTGCTTAAGTATTTAGCCAATTAG
- a CDS encoding DUF952 domain-containing protein, with amino-acid sequence MHTILHITKSEQWEQAKILGTYRGDTLDSEGFIHCSTAAQVIWVANRFFVNQKGLVILCIDSDRVKAEIRYEAAEVDNLFPHIYGELNIDAVFQVVDFEAGEDGFFVLPQEVISLE; translated from the coding sequence ATGCACACTATTTTACATATCACTAAAAGCGAACAATGGGAACAAGCAAAAATCCTTGGAACCTATCGGGGTGATACGTTAGACTCGGAAGGATTTATCCACTGTTCGACAGCAGCGCAAGTTATCTGGGTTGCAAATCGTTTTTTTGTCAATCAAAAGGGTTTGGTAATTCTTTGCATTGATTCGGATCGAGTTAAAGCTGAAATTCGTTATGAGGCTGCGGAGGTAGATAATTTATTTCCCCATATTTATGGTGAGTTGAATATTGATGCTGTGTTTCAGGTTGTTGATTTTGAGGCGGGGGAGGATGGGTTTTTTGTGTTGCCGCAAGAGGTTATAAGTTTAGAATAA